One stretch of Dyella jiangningensis DNA includes these proteins:
- a CDS encoding LysR family transcriptional regulator: MKVFVAALDEGSLAGASRKTGRSAAAVSRAIAFLEEHVGVPLLHRTTRSLKLSEAGERYAAACRKVLADLEEADRNAAGERSVPRGTLTITSTVFAGVEILRSIVDAFMDEYPTVSVRMHMLERPVNLIDEGMDLALRITHLADSSLVAQRVGEVRRVVVASPRYLATHPRIKEPADLAKHAIVTMAHMGQDSWSFPPQEGSSVPRAVSFTPRLVINNVRGAISSVVDGHGVSRLLSYHVAPEINRGELRIVLADAEPAAIPVNLVSPFGRLAVPKVRAFADFALPRLRAQFAALMPAPETSPSTPIRTRRGRMSAG, encoded by the coding sequence ATGAAAGTCTTCGTCGCCGCGCTCGACGAGGGCAGCCTCGCCGGGGCGAGCCGCAAGACAGGACGCTCGGCCGCAGCGGTGAGTCGCGCCATCGCCTTTCTCGAGGAGCACGTGGGCGTGCCCTTGCTGCACCGGACCACGCGTTCGCTCAAGCTGAGCGAGGCGGGCGAGCGGTATGCGGCGGCTTGCCGAAAGGTACTGGCCGATCTCGAAGAGGCGGATCGCAACGCCGCCGGCGAGCGCTCGGTGCCGCGCGGCACGCTGACCATCACTTCGACCGTGTTTGCCGGCGTGGAGATCCTGCGTTCCATCGTCGATGCCTTCATGGACGAGTACCCGACCGTCAGCGTGCGCATGCACATGCTGGAGCGGCCGGTGAACCTGATCGACGAGGGCATGGACCTCGCGCTGCGCATCACGCATCTGGCCGATTCGTCGCTGGTGGCGCAGCGCGTCGGCGAGGTGCGTCGCGTGGTCGTGGCGTCGCCGCGCTACCTGGCGACGCATCCACGCATCAAGGAGCCCGCCGATCTCGCCAAGCATGCCATCGTGACCATGGCGCACATGGGCCAGGATTCGTGGAGCTTTCCTCCGCAGGAAGGTTCTTCGGTGCCGCGCGCGGTGTCGTTCACGCCGCGGCTGGTGATCAACAACGTGCGTGGCGCGATTTCCTCGGTGGTGGATGGCCATGGTGTGTCGCGACTGTTGTCCTATCACGTGGCGCCGGAGATAAACCGCGGCGAGCTGCGCATCGTGCTGGCCGACGCCGAGCCCGCGGCCATACCGGTGAATCTCGTATCGCCCTTCGGTCGCCTGGCGGTGCCCAAGGTGCGTGCCTTCGCGGATTTCGCCCTGCCGCGTCTTCGTGCCCAGTTCGCGGCGCTCATGCCTGCGCCGGAAACATCGCCATCGACGCCGATTCGTACGCGGCGCGGAAGAATGTCTGCCGGATAG
- a CDS encoding SDR family NAD(P)-dependent oxidoreductase yields the protein MNNARKVVVVTGASQGIGAGLVQAFRDRDYRVVANSRSIKPSNDPDILAVAGDVADPDVARRIVSEAMARFGRIDTLVNNAGIFMAKPFTAYTAEDYTNTLSVNLNGFFHITQAALSEMEKQGSGHVVNVTTSLTDHAIDGVPSVLASLTKGGLNSATKSLAVEYAKRGIRVNAVSPGVIKTPMHAPETHEWLAALHPVNRLGEINDVAQAVIFLESASFVTGEILHVDGGQSAGH from the coding sequence ATGAACAACGCACGCAAAGTGGTCGTCGTCACCGGCGCCTCGCAAGGCATCGGCGCCGGCCTGGTACAGGCATTCCGCGATCGCGACTATCGCGTCGTCGCCAATTCGCGCTCCATCAAGCCCTCGAACGATCCGGACATTCTGGCGGTGGCGGGCGACGTCGCCGACCCGGACGTGGCCAGGCGCATCGTGAGCGAGGCCATGGCGCGCTTCGGCCGCATCGACACGCTGGTCAACAATGCCGGCATCTTCATGGCCAAGCCGTTCACGGCGTATACCGCCGAGGACTACACCAATACGCTGTCGGTCAACCTGAATGGCTTCTTCCATATCACGCAGGCGGCGCTCAGCGAGATGGAGAAGCAGGGCAGCGGCCACGTGGTCAATGTCACCACCAGCCTCACCGATCATGCGATCGACGGCGTGCCGTCGGTACTTGCCTCGCTGACCAAGGGCGGCCTCAACTCGGCCACGAAGTCACTGGCGGTCGAGTACGCCAAGCGCGGCATCCGCGTGAACGCCGTCTCGCCTGGCGTGATCAAGACGCCGATGCATGCGCCCGAGACGCACGAGTGGCTCGCCGCGCTGCATCCAGTGAACCGCCTCGGTGAGATCAACGATGTCGCACAGGCGGTCATCTTCCTCGAAAGCGCAAGCTTCGTGACCGGTGAAATCCTGCACGTCGACGGCGGCCAGAGCGCGGGCCATTGA
- a CDS encoding tautomerase family protein — translation MPFVNIKVTREGAAPGRSSVAPEEKAALIKGVSELLLHVLDKPLDSTFVVIDEVEMENWGWGGLPAAEFRRQRAAGKS, via the coding sequence ATGCCTTTCGTCAACATCAAGGTCACACGCGAGGGAGCGGCCCCCGGTCGCAGCTCGGTTGCGCCCGAGGAGAAGGCGGCGCTGATCAAGGGTGTCAGCGAATTGTTGCTGCACGTGTTGGACAAACCGCTGGACTCCACCTTCGTCGTGATCGATGAAGTAGAGATGGAGAACTGGGGTTGGGGCGGGTTGCCCGCCGCCGAGTTCCGCAGGCAACGAGCCGCCGGCAAATCCTAA
- a CDS encoding YbfB/YjiJ family MFS transporter yields MHASSSSSWRATLAGLSASLVGIGLARFAYTPLLPAIIDAHWFAASAAAYLGAANLAGYLAGAVLARGMARRMGAAAAIRLMMVVATLALLACALPVSFIWFFSWRFASGFAGGVLMVLAAPTVLPRVPPSRRGLAGGVIFMGVGVGIALSGTLVPLLLREGLTITWLGLGAMAALLTLASWSSWPREGVHETTTSPHAPMHGNSRLRVLYAGYGLNAVGLVPHMIFLVDFVAHGLGLGLHAGAAYWVMFGIGALIGPLATGHLADRTGFGPALRLAFLIEAVAVLLPALGLGQFALMVSSVVVGAFTPGIVPLALGRVHELLPHHAEDQKAAWSAATTSFAVLQATAAYGMSFLFAHNGGEYPWLFVIGATAMVLALAIDLVAAVAGAGRRFPVT; encoded by the coding sequence ATGCATGCGTCTTCGTCCAGCAGCTGGCGCGCCACGCTCGCCGGCTTGAGCGCCAGTCTTGTCGGTATCGGGCTGGCGCGTTTTGCGTATACGCCGTTGTTGCCCGCGATCATCGATGCGCATTGGTTCGCGGCGTCGGCCGCGGCGTATCTCGGCGCGGCCAATCTGGCCGGCTATCTCGCGGGTGCGGTGCTTGCACGTGGCATGGCGCGCCGGATGGGCGCGGCGGCAGCCATCCGGTTGATGATGGTCGTCGCCACGCTGGCTTTGCTTGCCTGCGCGCTGCCGGTGTCCTTTATCTGGTTCTTCAGCTGGCGCTTCGCATCAGGTTTCGCCGGTGGCGTCTTGATGGTGCTGGCGGCGCCGACGGTGCTTCCACGGGTGCCGCCGTCACGGCGCGGGCTTGCTGGTGGCGTGATCTTCATGGGCGTAGGCGTGGGCATCGCGTTGTCGGGCACGCTCGTTCCGTTGCTGCTTCGCGAGGGGCTGACCATTACCTGGCTTGGCTTGGGCGCGATGGCGGCGCTGCTCACGCTTGCCTCGTGGAGCAGCTGGCCACGGGAAGGCGTTCACGAGACCACCACCTCGCCACACGCGCCCATGCACGGCAACAGCAGATTGCGCGTGCTCTATGCGGGTTATGGACTCAACGCCGTCGGCCTGGTGCCGCACATGATCTTCCTGGTTGATTTCGTGGCGCACGGGCTCGGCCTGGGTCTGCATGCGGGTGCCGCGTACTGGGTGATGTTCGGCATCGGCGCGTTGATCGGGCCATTGGCCACGGGACATCTGGCCGATCGCACGGGATTCGGACCCGCCTTGCGCCTTGCCTTCCTGATCGAAGCCGTGGCGGTGCTGCTGCCTGCCTTGGGGCTGGGGCAGTTCGCGCTCATGGTATCGAGCGTGGTGGTCGGTGCCTTCACTCCGGGTATCGTGCCGCTGGCCCTCGGGCGTGTGCATGAACTGCTGCCGCATCATGCCGAGGATCAGAAGGCGGCGTGGAGCGCAGCCACCACCAGCTTCGCGGTACTGCAGGCCACGGCCGCCTACGGCATGTCGTTCCTGTTCGCGCACAACGGCGGCGAGTATCCGTGGCTGTTCGTCATCGGTGCGACAGCCATGGTGCTGGCCCTCGCGATCGATCTCGTCGCCGCCGTCGCCGGGGCCGGGCGGCGTTTCCCGGTGACCTGA
- a CDS encoding DNA-binding domain-containing protein has translation MKLAELQRDFRQWLVTSSAAVEQHLDAGAAHGLTVYQNNYRVQLVGCLEASYPLLLARMGADAFRQLAVAHIDDHPPHAWTLDAYGADFGDTLRERFPDHPDLHELAWIEWALSEAFVATDTALMPPSTLAQVDWDNARLALNASLRERPATTNAYAVWSAWQDGVEAPDGAMLDVPAGLIAWRRGFSCQLKPIDAIEFAAISSLCDDDRFASLCESLVDHLGEEAGIAKAGTLLAEWIAAGIVVEIHGDEGGETLDIDHATSPAAM, from the coding sequence ATGAAGCTCGCCGAACTCCAACGCGATTTCCGGCAGTGGCTGGTGACTTCGTCCGCTGCCGTCGAGCAGCACCTGGACGCAGGTGCCGCGCACGGACTCACCGTCTACCAGAACAACTACCGCGTCCAACTGGTGGGCTGCCTGGAAGCGAGCTACCCCCTCCTTCTGGCTCGCATGGGCGCCGATGCCTTTCGCCAGTTGGCCGTCGCGCATATCGACGATCATCCGCCACACGCCTGGACGCTCGATGCGTATGGCGCCGATTTCGGCGACACGCTGCGCGAACGCTTCCCGGATCATCCCGACCTGCACGAGCTGGCGTGGATCGAATGGGCGCTGTCGGAAGCGTTCGTCGCCACGGATACCGCGCTCATGCCGCCAAGCACGCTGGCGCAGGTTGATTGGGACAATGCCCGTCTCGCGCTCAACGCCTCGTTGCGCGAACGGCCGGCCACGACGAACGCCTACGCCGTGTGGTCTGCATGGCAGGACGGTGTCGAGGCTCCCGACGGCGCGATGCTGGACGTGCCTGCGGGCCTCATCGCGTGGCGGCGTGGCTTCTCTTGCCAGTTGAAGCCGATCGACGCCATCGAGTTCGCGGCGATCAGCTCGCTGTGCGACGACGATCGCTTCGCCTCGCTGTGCGAGAGCCTGGTCGACCACCTCGGTGAGGAAGCCGGCATCGCCAAGGCGGGCACCCTGCTCGCCGAGTGGATCGCGGCGGGCATCGTCGTCGAGATCCACGGCGATGAAGGCGGCGAAACGCTCGACATCGATCACGCGACATCGCCCGCCGCCATGTAA
- a CDS encoding DUF692 domain-containing protein — MFNPPPTFAGFGLGLRREHYRDFLDGDVPVDFVEVISENFMVDGGQPLDILRRVREKHPVALHGVSMSIGSADGLNPGYLRRLRTLVDRIEPLFVSDHLSWSRFAHFNSHDLLPLPYTEETLAVVCRNIDMAQEAMGRSMLFENPSSYLTFEASTMAEWEFLNEMSRRTGCGLLLDINNIFVSTQNHGWDADVYLHGIPADRVRQIHLAGHTQGDGLLIDTHDQAVNDDVWSLYAKAMLRLGPVATMIERDGAIPPLADLLDELDTARDIACRSRDVAEAA; from the coding sequence ATGTTCAATCCCCCACCGACGTTCGCTGGTTTTGGCCTGGGCCTGCGCCGGGAGCATTACCGCGATTTCCTCGACGGCGACGTGCCCGTCGATTTCGTCGAAGTGATCTCGGAAAACTTCATGGTGGACGGCGGGCAGCCGCTGGACATCCTGCGCCGCGTGCGCGAGAAGCATCCGGTGGCCCTGCATGGCGTGTCGATGTCGATCGGTTCGGCCGATGGGCTCAACCCCGGCTACCTGCGTCGCCTGCGCACGTTGGTGGATCGCATCGAACCGCTGTTCGTGTCCGATCACCTGAGCTGGTCGCGCTTTGCGCATTTCAACTCGCACGACCTGCTGCCGCTGCCTTACACCGAGGAAACCCTTGCCGTGGTGTGCCGGAACATCGATATGGCGCAGGAGGCGATGGGCCGCTCGATGCTGTTCGAAAACCCGTCGAGCTACCTCACCTTCGAGGCATCGACCATGGCCGAGTGGGAATTCCTCAACGAGATGTCCAGGCGTACCGGCTGCGGACTGCTGCTCGACATCAACAACATCTTCGTCAGCACGCAGAACCATGGCTGGGACGCGGACGTCTATCTGCACGGCATTCCGGCTGATCGCGTGCGGCAGATCCATTTGGCCGGTCATACGCAAGGCGATGGACTGCTGATCGATACGCACGACCAAGCGGTGAACGACGACGTGTGGTCGCTGTATGCGAAAGCCATGTTGCGCCTCGGCCCCGTGGCCACCATGATCGAACGCGACGGAGCGATTCCGCCGCTGGCAGACCTTCTCGACGAACTCGACACGGCGCGCGATATCGCCTGCCGCTCGCGCGACGTGGCGGAGGCGGCATGA
- a CDS encoding alpha/beta fold hydrolase, giving the protein MRKLLFVAIALMASTAPAFAADAAPTSVKNIVIVPGAFVDGSGWRVVHDILIHKGYTVTVAQPHIESLADDVEQARELIRRQDGPVVLVGHSYGGTVITEAGNRDKVKALVYVAALQPDVGESLSQLVGSMPAPSNDVVPTRDGHLYFDAKKFGTDFAGDLTRNRTDFMAVSQVPATAAAFGTTMAVAAWHSKPTWAVVTTDDHALSPDLQRWMYQRAGSKVTEIKASHVVYISQPEAVAKVIEDAAKSVK; this is encoded by the coding sequence ATGCGCAAGCTGCTGTTTGTCGCCATCGCGCTGATGGCCTCCACCGCACCGGCCTTCGCCGCCGATGCCGCGCCAACTAGCGTAAAGAACATCGTCATCGTGCCGGGCGCCTTCGTCGACGGCTCCGGCTGGCGCGTCGTCCACGACATCCTCATCCACAAGGGCTACACCGTCACCGTCGCGCAGCCTCATATCGAATCGCTGGCCGACGACGTCGAGCAGGCGCGTGAACTGATCCGTCGCCAGGATGGTCCGGTCGTGCTGGTCGGCCACAGCTACGGCGGCACGGTGATCACCGAGGCCGGCAATCGCGACAAGGTGAAGGCGCTGGTGTACGTCGCCGCGCTGCAGCCGGATGTCGGCGAGAGCCTCTCGCAGCTGGTCGGCTCGATGCCGGCGCCGAGCAATGACGTGGTGCCGACGCGCGATGGCCATCTCTACTTCGATGCGAAGAAGTTCGGTACCGATTTCGCCGGTGATCTCACCAGGAATCGCACCGACTTCATGGCGGTGTCGCAGGTGCCGGCCACCGCCGCCGCGTTCGGCACCACGATGGCTGTCGCCGCGTGGCACAGCAAGCCCACCTGGGCCGTGGTGACCACCGACGACCACGCGCTCAGCCCCGACCTGCAGCGCTGGATGTACCAGCGCGCCGGCTCCAAGGTCACCGAAATCAAGGCCAGCCACGTCGTCTACATCTCGCAGCCCGAAGCGGTCGCGAAAGTGATCGAAGACGCCGCCAAGAGCGTCAAGTAA
- a CDS encoding DoxX family protein: MNTAERTWSPALPASDAPSLAARGSHRLPDALIPLVARLGIAAVFFQSGRTKVEGFLSIKPSTYELFASEYALPLIPSDWAARLATGAEHLFPLLLVLGLFTRMSALALLAMTLVIEIFVYPDAWPTHLSWAALLLPLVLRGAGDWSLDHLWHARRERH, encoded by the coding sequence GTGAACACCGCGGAGCGGACGTGGTCGCCCGCTTTGCCGGCCAGCGACGCTCCGTCGCTGGCTGCCCGCGGATCGCACCGGTTACCCGACGCGCTGATACCGCTGGTGGCGCGCCTGGGCATTGCCGCGGTGTTCTTCCAGTCGGGCCGCACCAAGGTCGAAGGTTTCCTTTCGATCAAGCCGTCGACCTACGAGCTGTTCGCCTCGGAATACGCGTTGCCGCTGATTCCGTCGGACTGGGCAGCTCGACTTGCCACCGGCGCCGAACACCTGTTTCCCCTGCTGCTGGTGCTCGGCCTGTTCACGCGGATGTCTGCGCTGGCCCTGTTGGCGATGACGCTGGTGATCGAGATCTTCGTCTATCCCGATGCGTGGCCCACGCACCTCAGCTGGGCGGCCCTGCTGTTGCCGCTGGTGTTGCGCGGTGCCGGTGACTGGTCGCTCGACCACCTCTGGCATGCACGGCGCGAACGGCACTGA
- a CDS encoding DUF2282 domain-containing protein, with the protein MKRTHAALAASFALSLAALAGSVHADEAKTPMEKCYGVAQAGKNDCAAGPGTTCAGTSKVDYQGNAWVLVKKGTCTTIETPKGHGSLEAKS; encoded by the coding sequence ATGAAGCGTACGCACGCCGCCCTTGCCGCCTCGTTTGCCCTGAGCCTCGCCGCGCTCGCCGGTTCCGTCCACGCCGACGAAGCCAAGACCCCGATGGAAAAATGCTACGGCGTTGCCCAGGCCGGCAAGAACGATTGCGCCGCCGGCCCTGGCACCACCTGCGCGGGTACCTCCAAGGTCGACTACCAGGGCAATGCCTGGGTACTGGTCAAGAAGGGCACCTGCACCACTATCGAGACGCCCAAGGGGCACGGCTCCCTCGAGGCCAAGTCGTGA
- a CDS encoding organic hydroperoxide resistance protein — protein MSSTILYTGKTHTTGGRDGQSRSDDGRLDIKLSTPGSSGTGTNPEQLFGAGWSACFIGAMTLAARANKIALPAGTAVSAEIDLANGESGYVLQARLAVSLPGLDRAVAQSLIDAAHQTCPYSKATRGNIDVTITLV, from the coding sequence ATGTCCAGCACCATCCTCTACACCGGCAAGACCCATACCACCGGCGGCCGCGACGGCCAGAGCCGCAGCGACGATGGTCGCCTCGACATCAAGCTTTCGACGCCCGGCTCCAGCGGCACCGGCACCAACCCGGAGCAGCTGTTTGGCGCGGGCTGGTCGGCCTGCTTCATCGGCGCAATGACCCTGGCGGCCCGCGCCAACAAGATCGCCCTGCCCGCCGGCACCGCCGTGTCCGCCGAGATCGACCTGGCCAATGGCGAGAGCGGTTACGTCCTGCAGGCACGCCTTGCCGTGTCGCTGCCGGGTCTCGACCGCGCCGTTGCGCAGTCGCTGATCGACGCCGCGCACCAGACCTGCCCGTACTCCAAGGCCACCCGCGGAAACATCGACGTCACGATCACGCTCGTCTGA
- a CDS encoding thioredoxin family protein — protein sequence MISLRYAAAALALVAALFAAWPGTGSVANAGTPVAQATAPDFTGATRWFNSSPLSMDQLRGKVVLVEFWTRECINCLHVLPHTKELYQRYAGDGLVVVGVHTPEYDEERDPAALKAAIQRLGITYPVAQDNESHVWNAYGNQFWPAIYLIDQNGKVVYRHVGEGNYEQTEAAVRKLLGKA from the coding sequence ATGATTTCCCTTCGTTACGCAGCCGCCGCCCTCGCCCTCGTGGCGGCACTGTTCGCCGCCTGGCCCGGTACCGGCAGCGTCGCCAACGCCGGCACGCCCGTTGCCCAGGCAACAGCCCCCGATTTCACCGGCGCCACGCGCTGGTTCAACTCGTCACCGCTGTCCATGGATCAACTGAGGGGCAAGGTGGTGCTGGTGGAGTTCTGGACGCGCGAATGCATCAATTGCCTTCACGTGCTGCCGCACACCAAGGAGCTCTATCAGCGCTACGCAGGCGATGGCTTGGTCGTGGTCGGCGTGCACACGCCCGAGTACGACGAAGAACGCGATCCCGCCGCGTTGAAGGCAGCCATCCAGCGCCTGGGCATCACCTATCCGGTGGCCCAGGACAACGAGAGCCATGTGTGGAATGCCTACGGCAACCAGTTCTGGCCAGCCATCTATCTGATCGATCAGAACGGGAAGGTGGTGTATCGCCACGTGGGTGAGGGAAACTACGAGCAGACCGAGGCCGCTGTCCGCAAGCTGCTGGGCAAGGCCTGA
- a CDS encoding response regulator — MEHVDHILVVDDDHGIRTGIVDYLRKNGLRATPAADGREMFAQLDTSAFDLVVLDIMMPGDDGLVLCRNLRSGKHRHVPVVLLTARDDETDRIIGLEMGADDYVTKPFSPRELLARIKAVIRRTRMLPPNLRVTETSETISFGRWRLDTTARHLLDEDGTVVSLSGAEFRLLRVFLDHPQRVLSRDQLLNLTQGRDAELFDRSIDLLVSRLRQRLLDGARDQAYIKTVRSEGYVFSMPVTVHGPGA; from the coding sequence ATGGAACATGTCGATCACATCCTCGTCGTCGATGACGACCACGGCATCCGCACCGGCATCGTGGACTACCTGCGCAAGAACGGCCTGCGCGCGACCCCGGCCGCCGATGGACGGGAGATGTTCGCGCAGCTGGATACCTCGGCGTTCGACCTGGTCGTGCTCGACATCATGATGCCGGGCGACGATGGCCTGGTGCTGTGCCGCAACCTGCGCAGCGGCAAGCATCGCCACGTGCCCGTCGTGCTGCTGACGGCGCGTGACGATGAAACCGATCGCATCATCGGCCTGGAAATGGGCGCGGACGACTATGTCACCAAGCCGTTCTCGCCGCGCGAACTGCTGGCGCGCATCAAGGCGGTGATTCGCCGTACGCGCATGCTGCCACCGAACCTGCGCGTCACCGAAACCAGCGAAACGATCTCGTTCGGCCGCTGGCGCCTGGACACCACCGCGCGTCATCTGCTGGACGAGGACGGCACGGTGGTGTCGCTGAGCGGCGCGGAGTTCCGACTGCTGCGCGTGTTCCTCGATCACCCGCAACGCGTGCTCTCGCGCGACCAGCTGCTCAACCTCACGCAGGGCAGGGACGCAGAGTTGTTCGACCGCTCCATCGATCTGCTGGTGAGCCGCCTGCGCCAACGCCTGCTCGACGGCGCCAGGGATCAGGCCTACAT